One genomic region from Vibrio cyclitrophicus encodes:
- the pepA gene encoding leucyl aminopeptidase, with the protein MEFSVKSGSPEKQRSACIVVGVFEPRRLSPVAEQLDKISDGYISSLLRRGDLEGKPGQMLLLHQVPGVLSERVLLVGCGKERELGERQYKEIIQKTISTLNETGSMEAVCFLTELHVKGRDTYWKVRQAVEATKDGLYTFDQFKSNKPETRRPLRKLVFNVPTRRELSLGEKAISHGLAIASGVKASKDLGNMPPNIANPAYLASQARRLADDYETVKTKIIGEEEMEKLGMTSYLAVGRGSKNESMMSIMEYKGAADPDAKPIVLVGKGLTFDSGGISLKPGEGMDEMKYDMCGAASVFGTMKALAKLNLPINVVGILAGCENMPGSNAYRPGDILTTMSGQTVEVLNTDAEGRLVLCDALTYVERFEPDCVVDVATLTGACVIALGHHISGVLSNHNPLSHELVNASEQASDRAWRLPMADEYHEQLNSPFADMANIGGRPGGTITAGCFLSKFTKKYHWAHIDSAGTAWKSGAAKGSTGRPVSMLVQFLLNRSGQETEEQSSK; encoded by the coding sequence ATGGAGTTCAGTGTAAAAAGTGGCAGCCCAGAGAAACAACGCAGCGCATGTATCGTTGTCGGTGTATTCGAACCGCGCCGCCTTTCTCCAGTCGCCGAGCAATTAGATAAGATTAGCGATGGCTATATTAGTTCACTGCTTCGTCGCGGTGATCTAGAGGGTAAACCTGGCCAGATGCTACTACTGCATCAAGTACCTGGTGTACTTTCAGAACGTGTTCTACTGGTAGGCTGTGGTAAAGAGCGTGAGCTAGGCGAACGTCAATACAAAGAAATCATCCAAAAAACCATCAGCACACTAAACGAAACAGGTTCTATGGAAGCAGTATGTTTCCTTACAGAACTTCACGTTAAAGGTCGCGACACTTACTGGAAAGTTCGTCAAGCTGTAGAAGCAACTAAAGATGGCCTTTACACGTTTGACCAATTCAAGAGTAATAAGCCAGAGACTCGTCGCCCACTACGTAAATTGGTATTCAACGTACCTACACGTCGTGAATTGAGCCTTGGTGAGAAAGCTATTTCTCATGGCCTTGCTATTGCTTCAGGTGTGAAAGCATCGAAAGATCTAGGCAATATGCCACCGAACATCGCAAACCCTGCTTACCTTGCATCTCAAGCTCGTCGCCTAGCTGACGATTATGAAACTGTGAAGACTAAGATCATTGGCGAAGAAGAGATGGAAAAACTGGGTATGACTTCATACCTAGCAGTAGGCCGTGGCTCTAAGAACGAATCGATGATGTCTATCATGGAATACAAAGGCGCTGCGGATCCAGACGCAAAACCTATCGTCCTAGTCGGTAAAGGTCTTACTTTCGATTCAGGCGGTATCTCACTTAAGCCTGGCGAAGGCATGGATGAGATGAAGTACGATATGTGTGGTGCTGCCTCTGTATTCGGTACAATGAAAGCATTGGCGAAACTTAACCTGCCAATCAACGTTGTTGGTATTCTAGCGGGTTGTGAAAATATGCCTGGTAGCAACGCTTATCGCCCTGGTGACATCCTAACTACGATGTCTGGTCAAACCGTTGAAGTATTAAATACTGATGCAGAAGGTCGTTTGGTTTTATGTGATGCTCTAACTTACGTTGAGCGTTTTGAACCTGATTGTGTTGTCGACGTTGCGACACTAACTGGCGCATGTGTTATTGCTCTAGGTCACCACATCAGTGGTGTTCTATCAAACCACAACCCACTATCTCATGAACTTGTTAATGCTTCAGAGCAAGCAAGCGACCGAGCATGGCGTCTACCTATGGCTGACGAATACCATGAGCAGCTAAACAGCCCATTCGCTGATATGGCGAACATCGGCGGCCGTCCTGGCGGCACAATTACTGCTGGTTGCTTCCTGTCTAAATTCACTAAGAAGTACCACTGGGCACACATCGACAGTGCTGGTACGGCGTGGAAGTCAGGCGCAGCGAAAGGCTCGACAGGTCGTCCTGTCTCAATGCTTGTCCAATTCTTATTGAACCGCAGCGGCCAAGAGACTGAAGAGCAATCTTCAAAATAG
- the lptF gene encoding LPS export ABC transporter permease LptF, translating into MIIVRYLIRETIKSQFAIFFVLFLVFLSQKFISVLADASDGDIPASLILSIVGLNMPAMGLLMLPLSIYIGILLTFGRLYAESEIVVMNATGIGNKFLIQSALYLALITASVAAFNSFWLSPWSQDKVEQMYEEVAAENSVDLLPKGKFEGTPDGSSVVFIDDIDGNKLENVFVAQMRPRDSVLPSVMFSKSGDVKELSDGRQVIVMYDGTRHEGVPTRLDYMVTHFEEYEGLIGQREVEKKGRDWEAIPTLDLIGNPENSAKAELQWRISLVLCIPLLTMLVVPLSAVNPRQGRFAKIGPAILIYLTYFLAISATKSSIEEGSIPAVVGMWPINALLLLVAIGANFMDSVPVRRLKEKFKNKRLA; encoded by the coding sequence GTGATTATTGTTAGATATTTGATCCGCGAGACAATCAAGAGCCAATTTGCGATCTTTTTTGTTCTCTTTCTCGTGTTTCTCAGCCAAAAATTCATCAGTGTTTTAGCGGACGCCTCTGATGGTGATATCCCAGCGAGCCTCATATTGTCGATTGTTGGCTTAAATATGCCCGCGATGGGCTTATTGATGCTTCCACTCAGTATCTATATTGGTATTTTACTTACTTTTGGTCGCCTTTACGCTGAAAGTGAAATAGTCGTAATGAACGCGACTGGTATTGGTAATAAATTCCTTATTCAATCTGCACTTTACTTGGCCTTAATCACAGCATCTGTTGCTGCTTTTAACTCATTTTGGCTGTCTCCTTGGTCGCAAGATAAAGTTGAGCAAATGTATGAAGAAGTGGCTGCAGAGAACAGTGTGGATTTACTGCCAAAAGGTAAGTTTGAAGGCACTCCTGATGGTTCTTCAGTCGTTTTCATCGATGACATCGACGGTAATAAGTTAGAAAATGTGTTTGTAGCTCAAATGCGCCCACGTGATTCAGTGTTACCTAGTGTAATGTTCTCTAAATCCGGAGACGTAAAAGAGCTTAGCGATGGTCGACAAGTGATTGTGATGTACGATGGTACCCGTCATGAAGGTGTTCCAACTCGTCTTGATTATATGGTGACACACTTTGAAGAGTACGAAGGCCTGATTGGCCAACGTGAAGTTGAGAAGAAAGGCCGTGACTGGGAAGCCATTCCTACGCTCGATCTGATTGGTAATCCAGAAAACAGTGCGAAAGCAGAATTGCAGTGGCGAATTTCATTGGTGCTTTGTATTCCATTGTTGACCATGCTTGTTGTGCCACTGTCTGCAGTAAACCCTAGACAAGGTCGTTTCGCCAAAATCGGCCCAGCTATACTGATTTATCTAACTTACTTCTTAGCAATCAGTGCAACCAAATCTTCGATTGAAGAAGGGAGTATTCCCGCGGTAGTCGGCATGTGGCCAATAAATGCGTTGTTGTTACTTGTCGCGATTGGTGCAAACTTTATGGATAGTGTGCCAGTAAGGCGTTTGAAAGAAAAATTCAAGAATAAGAGGTTGGCTTAA
- the lptG gene encoding LPS export ABC transporter permease LptG has translation MFKILDLYIGRTIIATTSLVLVTFVGLSGIIKYVEQLRKVGRGTYDLLQALYFVLLSIPRDIEMFFPMAALLGALIGLGMLAASSELVVMQAAGFSKLDIGLSVLKTAIPLMIVVTLLGQWGAPQAQKMARDLRTISIAGGNIISTQSGVWARDANDFIFIVKIDDEKLYGMNMWRFDENKALKTAIYSDEVDYVGDNVWTMKNVEITSFENELQITKESLPTYSWKTSLAPDKLAIVTVKPEELSLSGLYDYVSYLKASEQDASRYELALWRKITQPISIAVMMLMALSFIFGPLRSVTMGARILSGVIAGFTFYISSEFFGPVSLVYQIPPAFGALAPSVVFLGIAVMLLRRKL, from the coding sequence GTGTTTAAAATTCTCGATTTATATATAGGCAGAACCATCATCGCAACGACGTCATTGGTATTGGTGACGTTTGTTGGCCTCTCTGGGATCATCAAGTACGTAGAGCAACTTAGAAAGGTTGGTCGCGGTACATACGATCTATTACAAGCGCTGTATTTCGTTTTGTTGAGTATCCCACGTGATATTGAAATGTTCTTTCCAATGGCCGCTTTGCTTGGCGCATTGATCGGGCTTGGTATGCTTGCTGCAAGTTCTGAACTCGTTGTAATGCAGGCTGCGGGTTTCTCTAAGTTAGATATCGGCCTATCGGTACTCAAAACCGCAATCCCACTGATGATCGTTGTGACATTGCTTGGTCAGTGGGGCGCACCTCAAGCACAGAAAATGGCTCGTGACTTAAGAACCATATCAATTGCTGGTGGTAATATTATCTCGACTCAAAGTGGTGTATGGGCTCGCGATGCCAATGATTTTATCTTCATTGTCAAAATTGATGATGAGAAGCTATATGGAATGAACATGTGGCGCTTTGATGAGAATAAAGCTCTAAAGACCGCTATTTACTCTGACGAAGTTGATTACGTTGGAGATAACGTGTGGACGATGAAAAATGTAGAGATCACGTCTTTTGAAAACGAACTTCAAATTACTAAAGAAAGCCTGCCAACTTATTCTTGGAAGACATCATTAGCACCGGATAAGCTCGCGATAGTAACGGTTAAACCAGAAGAGCTTTCATTAAGTGGATTGTATGATTATGTTTCTTATCTCAAAGCTTCAGAACAAGATGCATCACGCTATGAACTGGCGTTATGGCGAAAGATAACTCAGCCTATCTCGATAGCGGTCATGATGCTGATGGCATTATCGTTTATCTTTGGCCCTCTACGTAGTGTGACCATGGGTGCTAGGATTCTTTCTGGTGTTATCGCAGGTTTTACTTTCTACATATCCAGTGAGTTTTTTGGTCCAGTGAGTTTGGTTTATCAAATTCCCCCCGCTTTTGGTGCGCTAGCTCCGAGTGTGGTATTCCTCGGAATAGCAGTCATGCTCTTGAGGCGGAAACTGTAA
- a CDS encoding RDD family protein: MTSTNTLPPAGVMRRFGALFYDALIVIAIEMLAAGVIVALLHALMALGIFNHSGYADVSDFLTNHPIWSPAYTFYLVVVWVYFFVFFWTRAGQTLGMRAWKLRVQNKDGSAITVTQAMIRLGTSGFGLANLCVPFDPKKRGFHDIWAKTEVVVLPQAR; this comes from the coding sequence ATGACATCAACAAACACTCTGCCACCAGCAGGAGTAATGCGCCGATTTGGTGCTTTGTTCTATGACGCCCTTATTGTAATCGCTATTGAAATGTTGGCAGCTGGCGTTATTGTCGCTCTGCTGCACGCTCTAATGGCTCTTGGTATTTTTAACCATAGCGGATATGCAGATGTTAGTGACTTCTTAACAAACCATCCGATTTGGAGCCCAGCGTATACTTTTTACTTAGTGGTCGTTTGGGTTTACTTCTTTGTGTTCTTCTGGACAAGAGCAGGACAAACTCTGGGAATGAGAGCCTGGAAGCTACGCGTTCAAAACAAAGACGGTTCAGCTATTACAGTAACTCAGGCGATGATTCGTTTGGGTACTTCAGGTTTTGGATTGGCAAACCTATGTGTTCCATTCGATCCAAAAAAGCGTGGCTTTCACGATATCTGGGCAAAGACCGAAGTCGTTGTGTTACCACAAGCACGATAG